A genomic stretch from Pristiophorus japonicus isolate sPriJap1 chromosome 6, sPriJap1.hap1, whole genome shotgun sequence includes:
- the LOC139266109 gene encoding membrane-associated progesterone receptor component 1-like produces the protein MEEEAVQSAVGPSVLQEIFTSPLNVSLLFLCLFLLYKIVRGDRPPDSDPADREPQLPRLRRDFTPAEMREFDGDQKPRILIAVNSKVFDVTKGRKFYGHGTSFRAPSDRQQLLFSTTETAGAVA, from the exons ATGGAAGAAGAGGCGGTGCAGAGCGCGGTCGGGCCCAGCGTCTTGCAGGAGATCTTCACCAGCCCCCTCAACGTCAGTCTGCTCTtcctctgcctcttcctcctctaCAAGATCGTGCGCGGGGACCGGCCGCCCGACAGCGACCCGGCGGATCGCGAGCCGCAGCTGCCCCGCCTCAGGAGGGACTTCACCCCGGCCGAGATGCGGGAGTTCGATGGCGATCAGAAACCGCGGATCCTCATCGCCGTCAACAGCAAAGTCTTCGATGTCACCAAGGGCAGGAAATTCTACGGACACGGTACGTCATTTAGGGCCCCGAGTGACCGCCAGCAGCTGCTTT TTTCTACGACAGAAACGGCGGGTGcagtagcatag